In Candidatus Zixiibacteriota bacterium, a single window of DNA contains:
- the recO gene encoding DNA repair protein RecO — protein MPQIKSEGLLLKSVNWKENSKIVTIFTDNAGRISLVDRGGRSLKSKRGRLMTFCRMEIAYFKSERSGMGYIGEIEPLETFQFQNEGILGRLTFASAALELLYDLLPEDEPQEGLYNLTVRFLRRTDRVAKSGIIPVFLSFFLKTLSYLGYRPNFAGCLGCGKDMAETALTNSNGVAFHLFSPERGGLICSACQIPGEYYIKLQFDRLIKIYSLQTASLTESGRMVLRLDEAEELLELLVGFLKYQADTKELTSLKFLEKLKKTSLKM, from the coding sequence ATGCCCCAGATTAAATCCGAAGGCCTCCTCCTCAAATCCGTCAATTGGAAAGAAAACTCAAAAATCGTAACCATTTTCACCGACAATGCCGGCCGGATTTCCCTTGTCGATCGCGGCGGGCGTTCGCTGAAATCGAAACGGGGACGGTTGATGACTTTCTGCCGAATGGAAATCGCCTATTTTAAATCGGAACGCTCCGGGATGGGTTATATTGGCGAAATCGAACCGCTGGAGACTTTTCAATTTCAAAACGAAGGAATCCTGGGACGGCTGACCTTTGCCTCGGCCGCCCTGGAATTGCTTTACGATCTGCTTCCTGAAGATGAACCCCAGGAAGGTCTTTACAATCTGACTGTCCGATTTCTCCGCCGGACCGACCGGGTCGCCAAATCCGGGATAATCCCGGTTTTCTTGAGTTTTTTCCTTAAAACCCTCTCTTACCTGGGGTACCGGCCCAATTTCGCCGGGTGTCTTGGATGCGGCAAAGATATGGCCGAAACCGCTCTGACCAACTCCAACGGCGTTGCCTTCCATCTCTTTTCCCCGGAACGCGGCGGATTGATATGTTCGGCTTGCCAAATTCCGGGAGAATATTATATTAAGCTCCAATTTGACCGGCTGATAAAAATTTACAGCCTGCAAACCGCCTCCCTGACCGAATCCGGCCGAATGGTTTTACGGCTCGATGAGGCCGAGGAACTTTTGGAACTTCTGGTCGGCTTTTTAAAATACCAGGCGGATACCAAAGAACTGACATCTTTGAAATTCCTGGAAAAACTTAAAAAGACCAGCCTGAAAATGTGA
- a CDS encoding PAS domain S-box protein, producing the protein MTSGLILRRKTKVSAGGKKKSKIKDKKPKDNSGIQIKELGCLYRIALLHDNQELSVNEYLREVVNLIPTAFDFPDEIAAWIVFGDFAVNTSVPDYTESDLATDIWLYGERVGVLKILAERSDVFVDRHKNFLETVARAVATHIARLQAEEELRARQERLKIHYLATFEGIVVHDNGIIIDINPAFVEMFGFSREELIGNSVYIIANQDSLEVMQKNVITGHQEPYEAVCRKKNGQIIHTEIIAKEYHYEGRKIRVAAFRDVSTQKKTISSLEETRARLLTEQITLRKKNIALKEVLEKIEEEKQQIKKRLQSNVDSIIMPVIHNLKVRLDDNHRRYIDLLEDSLTDITAPFIDTLETNFRKLSPREIEICNLIKSGRSSKDIAAILGISYQTVDKQRTSIRRKLKISGQAINLESYLKTITTK; encoded by the coding sequence ATGACTTCGGGATTAATCCTGCGCCGCAAAACGAAGGTTTCGGCCGGGGGCAAAAAGAAATCGAAAATCAAAGACAAAAAGCCAAAAGATAATTCCGGCATTCAGATAAAAGAACTGGGATGCCTGTACCGGATCGCCCTTCTTCATGACAATCAGGAACTATCGGTGAACGAATATTTACGGGAGGTCGTCAATCTCATTCCGACCGCCTTTGACTTCCCCGATGAAATCGCCGCATGGATTGTTTTTGGGGATTTCGCCGTTAATACCTCTGTACCGGATTATACTGAATCCGATTTGGCCACCGATATTTGGCTCTATGGCGAGAGGGTCGGGGTCTTAAAAATATTGGCAGAACGATCCGATGTTTTTGTGGATCGCCATAAGAATTTTCTGGAGACTGTTGCCCGGGCCGTGGCCACTCATATTGCCCGGTTGCAGGCGGAAGAGGAACTTCGCGCCCGCCAGGAACGCCTCAAGATCCATTATCTGGCCACCTTCGAGGGAATCGTGGTTCATGACAACGGGATAATAATCGATATCAATCCGGCTTTCGTGGAAATGTTCGGTTTTTCGCGCGAGGAGTTGATCGGGAATTCGGTATATATTATTGCCAATCAGGATAGTCTTGAAGTGATGCAAAAAAATGTCATAACCGGTCACCAGGAGCCTTATGAAGCAGTCTGCAGGAAGAAAAACGGCCAGATCATTCATACGGAAATTATTGCCAAAGAGTATCATTACGAAGGCCGAAAAATCCGGGTGGCCGCCTTTCGTGATGTTTCGACTCAGAAAAAGACTATTTCCTCACTGGAAGAAACCCGGGCCAGATTATTAACCGAACAGATAACCCTGCGTAAAAAAAATATCGCCCTGAAAGAAGTCCTTGAAAAAATCGAGGAAGAAAAACAGCAGATAAAAAAACGCCTCCAGTCGAATGTCGATAGCATTATCATGCCCGTCATTCACAATCTCAAGGTTCGGCTCGATGATAATCATCGCCGCTATATTGATTTGCTGGAGGATTCCCTGACGGATATAACGGCCCCATTTATCGATACTCTTGAAACCAATTTCCGAAAACTTAGTCCTCGTGAAATCGAGATTTGCAACCTGATCAAATCAGGTCGATCATCCAAGGATATTGCGGCGATCCTGGGAATCTCCTACCAAACCGTCGACAAGCAGCGGACCAGCATCCGAAGAAAACTGAAGATATCAGGTCAGGCGATTAACCTGGAATCATACCTGAAGACAATTACCACCAAATAG
- a CDS encoding septum formation initiator family protein: MRNGRKKSLLDPIKQNLVERLSNTDVRIRRKMLRVLVVLVGLFLFYCFFSGSYGFIRIAKLHLQKSQLEERNHQLLVNLVDAELTRNRLHTDMKYIEHIARSRHYFSRPGEVIYRFKQ, encoded by the coding sequence ATGAGAAACGGCAGGAAAAAATCCCTTCTGGATCCGATTAAACAAAACCTGGTCGAGAGATTATCCAATACCGATGTCCGGATCCGGCGCAAGATGCTCCGGGTTCTGGTGGTTTTAGTCGGGCTTTTCCTGTTCTATTGTTTTTTTAGCGGCAGTTATGGTTTTATCCGGATAGCCAAACTCCATCTCCAGAAAAGCCAGCTTGAGGAACGCAACCATCAACTGCTGGTGAATCTGGTCGATGCCGAATTGACCCGGAATCGCCTTCATACGGATATGAAATATATCGAACACATCGCCCGTTCGCGGCATTATTTCTCCCGCCCGGGTGAGGTGATTTACCGCTTCAAGCAGTAA